A single region of the Oxyura jamaicensis isolate SHBP4307 breed ruddy duck chromosome 6, BPBGC_Ojam_1.0, whole genome shotgun sequence genome encodes:
- the LCOR gene encoding ligand-dependent corepressor isoform X1, producing MQRMIRQFAAEYTSKNSSTQDSSQPNSTKNQSLLKASLVASSPTAATAQNPVLSKLLMADQDSPLDLTVRKSQSEPSEQDGVLDLSTKKSPCAGSTSLSHSPGCSSTPGNGEDAAETIAIDSNNQPKSPLEKFMVRLCTHHQKQFIRVLNDIYTEVQPDSEGQQLSESESMEASTCGSGCSQRSTENQDKGATCTESRPPSSSEPGHSGSDGPLHVAGQAPKQPTELKSTDRAESPSPALRRDFSDPPVARLRSASPKDSSTQGYLSTLNSSSLNFHHTAKSLEGQVAGHEQEAGVRKCEDNKEQIAGKTLVEGYISVKVANVNGSEDSLDGCLGSQKSSFRALPEEPWDPGFAVSPPRRADKENTLQCGSKASLHQDLAAKEQDARPKPENHLHAMAKGKAGCHLHPADKGPLDKSKEGWLPAGTAPAAHRAPGGHPRAKAASLRSSRKSKKASGLRINDYDNQCDVVYISQPITECHFESQRSVSSRRTARKSTRGYFFNGECCELPTVRTLVKSSRAEERGGNPALRTEALVSTKPALVLSGGGSSGTGRDGEKRVSLRLLAKGAPASRETKARGDLGCVQREPRDMRVLRSREAAVAMPLFSLSAPPSPQKEDSLAGSPPPGSPRSEGAGDTAALEASADSSGDSSSKDSGAVQAAGFAALPAAEAAIGEEGSPGSGVQTIPDLPASPEPGSPLQPSAALDAVPLAGAGPRDPAELPGAAGAELCGVHPTEPSPPSPDPQAPEQLPATEGDCPPELPAAFQCVDVNKSVDAKPEAELLGMPGDSSLEQEEAVPASTALPAVSEGEAVQNNSPAGEKEPAEGETLPEPDGLETAEKDSISSKDSLDKKRKKGRRTLVASDRRLRSQQSQSPAEGSAEDAASSSSVQLPCLQIKLSKSPGAKRFKREVHLDGAASMHFPNDCFHNALLTTSEGPSTDQAPESITEQQPGEENSVATRQTFKSILAKETVAEGEDSSKDDPPAKGGLSQPGETLEMCVQADAEKTSILLPAESSMPADDAEQAEVKPGDTRTKEEESSDSAMDTGKLENYEPAASSPPCPSSRASGSKHLPAKAAKPKKSALQFYNLRHTPAPADTAKKSTPGKESVQATPKPRDECSSGNDDSLALEDIDMADSKPKFMEWCAEEENQELIAEFNAQYMKVQKGWIQLEKEVQPSPKVKNKADKLKEIWKSKKRTRKSRGSLEVQKLSPVQMLFMKAFKLSDICQWFLETTETRSLVIVKKLNTRLPGEIPPIKVPMQKYSSSGLYPSSLQAERLKKHLKKFAAATPARNNLKNQKLWAKIRENADRAEAEEAGGASQPPPSEAGPEEASQDRSVAPTPSLPTQASTRILRKYSNLRGKLRAQHRAARAERRSDVPGEQPALESKPSRKSVCINPLMSPKLALQIKADAFPARSPAVDGAGKGRKGKGRCQEEPSPRADPQLSRKKRTLKESGGTQERAGSAGKDKLPAKKAGKIKHSEVSAKAPATRKQAAMERSSKLAKKMSLKEKRAPKRQLEQVRLPVRKGKENTSRRAVLPPGHEELAKSPRQKPLGESSTRSQKMANKKPGGGKTLTRSMKKMQESSGAQGKRKLRAKVDCSHSKRSRLDTK from the coding sequence TGAGGATGCAGCAGAGACAATAGCAATAGACTCTAACAATCAGCCGAAGTCTCCACTGGAAAAGTTTATGGTCAGACTGTGTACACACCACCAGAAGCAATTCATCCGCGTGCTAAACGACATATACACTGAAGTACAACCGGACTCTGAAGGCCAGCAGTTGTCCGAATCCGAAAGCATGGAGGCCTCCACTTGTGGCTCTGGTTGTAGCCAGCGAAGCACTGAAAATCAGGATAAGGGTGCTACTTGTACTGAATCAAGGCCCCCTTCTTCCTCAGAGCCGGGACACTCGGGGTCTGACGGCCCCCTGCATGTCGCAGGACAAGCCCCGAAGCAGCCCACAGAGCTGAAATCCACGGACAGAGCAgagagccccagccctgctttgaGAAGAGACTTCTCTGACCCTCCCGTTGCTCGACTTCGTTCTGCTAGCCCAAAGGACAGCTCCACCCAAGGATACCTCAGCACATTGAACTCTTCCTCCTTGAATTTCCATCACACTGCAAAGAGCCTGGAAGGGCAGGTTGCAGGACACGAGCAAGAAGCCGGTGTCAGAAAGTGTGAGGACAATAAAGAGCAGATAGCAGGTAAGACTCTAGTGGAAGGCTATATCTCTGTCAAAGTGGCGAATGTGAATGGCAGCGAGGACAGCTTAGACGGCTGTCTGGGCTCCCAGAAGAGCTCTTTCAGAGCCTTGCCGGAAGAGCCCTGGGATCCCGGCTTTGCAGTGAGCCCCCCTCGCCGAGCTGACAAGGAGAACACTTTGCAATGCGGCTCAAAAGCATCTTTGCACCAGGACCTAGCTGCGAAAGAACAAGACGCGAGACCAAAGCCAGAAAACCACCTGCACGCCATGGCCAAGGGCAAGGCAGGCTGCCACCTGCACCCGGCCGACAAGGGCCCGCTCGACAAATCCAAAGAGGGCTGGCTGCCCGCTGGCACCGCGCCAGCCGCCCACCGGGCCCCCGGTGGGCACCCCCGCGCCAAGGCGGCCTCCCTCAGGTCCTCCCGCAAGAGCAAAAAGGCCTCAGGGCTGAGGATCAACGACTACGACAACCAGTGCGACGTGGTCTACATCAGCCAGCCCATCACCGAGTGCCATTTCGAGAGCCAGCGCTCGGTGTCGTCGCGCAGGACGGCGAGGAAGAGCACGCGGGGCTATTTCTTCAACGGGGAGTGCTGCGAGCTCCCGACCGTCCGCACCCTGGTGAAAAGCTCGCGGGCGGAGGAGCGGGGCGGCAACCCGGCACTGCGAACAGAGGCGCTCGTAAGCACGAAGCCGGCTCTGGTGCTCTCAGGGGGTGGGTCGtcggggacgggacgggacggggagAAAAGGGTTTCGCTCAGGCTCCTGGCCAAAGGAGCGCCGGCCAGCAGAGAGACGAAAGCGAGAGGCGACCTGGGCTGCGTCCAGCGGGAGCCGCGGGACATGCGGGTGCTGCGCTCGCGGGAAGCTGCCGTGGCCATGCCCTTGTTCTCCCTCTCCGCTCCTCCCAGCCCGCAGAAGGAGGACAGCTTGGCTGGCTCGCCGCCCCCAGGCTCCCCCCGCAGCgaaggggctggggacacggctgCCCTGGAGGCTAGTGCGGATtcctctggggacagcagctccAAAGACAGCGGTGCCGTGCAGGCTGCGGGCTTtgctgcccttcctgctgctgaagcagccATCGGGGAGGAAGGTTCCCCAGGCTCGGGAGTGCAAACTATTCCCGacctccctgccagcccagaGCCGGGGtctcccctgcagccctccgCTGCTCTGGACGCAGTACCCCTGGCCGGTGCTGGCCCGAGGGACCCTGCTGAGCTTCCAGGCGCTGCTGGTGCAGAGCTCTGCGGGGTACATCCCACAGAGCCCTCCCCGCCCTCTCCAGACCCGCAGGCTCCcgagcagctccctgccactgAGGGGGATTGTCCCCCAGAGCTCCCTGCCGCCTTCCAGTGCGTGGATGTGAACAAAAGCGTCGATGCTAAACCAGAAGCTGAATTATTGGGCATGCCGGGTGACAGCTCCCTTGAGCAAGAGGAGGCTGTGCCGGCCAGCACAGCCCTCCCTGCAGTCTCAGAAGGGGAGGCAGTGCAGAACAACAGCCCGGCGGGTGAAAAAGAGCCTGCTGAAGGGGAAACGCTGCCTGAACCCGATGGCttggaaacagcagagaaagactCTATCTCTTCCAAAGACAGTCTAGACAAGAAGcgaaagaaaggaaggagaacgCTCGTGGCATCCGACCGGCGTCTCCGAAGCCAGCAGTCCCAGTCACCTGCCGAGGGCAGTGCTGAGGACGCTGCTTCTTCCAGCTCCGTGCAGCTTCCTTGCCTTCAGATCAAACTCTCCAAGAGTCCTGGCGCTAAGCGGTTCAAGAGAGAAGTGCACCTGGACGGGGCAGCATCCATGCACTTCCCAAACGACTGCTTCCATAACGCGCTGCTCACAACCAGCGAGGGGCCGAGCACCGACCAGGCTCCGGAGAGCATcactgagcagcagccaggtgaggagaACAGTGTCGCTACCAGACAGACCTTTAAAAGCATCTTAGCGAAAGAGACTGTGGCTGAGGGAGAAGATTCCTCTAAAGACGACCCCCCTGCTAAAGGCGGCCTAAGTCAACCAGGCGAGACGCTGGAGATGTGTGTCCAGGCTGATGCTGAGAAGACAAGCATCCTCCTCCCCGCAGAAAGCAGCATGCCTGCAGACGATGCAGAGCAAGCAGAGGTGAAGCCGGGTGATACCAGaacaaaggaggaggagagctctGACAGCGCCATGGacacaggaaagctggagaacTACGAGCCAGCGGCCAGCTCGCCTCCgtgtcccagcagcagggccagcggAAGCAAGCATCTTCCAGCGAAGGCTGCGAAGCCCAAAAAGTCAGCCCTGCAGTTTTATAACTTAAGGCACACGCCCGCACCCGCTGACACTGCAAAAAAGAGCACACCAGGGAAGGAGTCTGTGCAAGCAACCCCCAAACCGCGGGACGAGTGCAGTTCAGGGAATGACGACTCCCTGGCGCTGGAGGACATAGACATGGCTGACAGCAAACCAAAGTTCATGGAGTGGTGTGCCGAAGAGGAGAACCAGGAGCTGATTGCCGAGTTCAACGCCCAGTACATGAAGGTTCAGAAGGGCTGGattcagctggagaaggaagtGCAGCCATCCCCCAAGGTGAAGAACAAAGCCGACAAGCTGAAGGAGATttggaaaagcaagaaaaggacACGGAAAAGTAGAGGGTCGCTGGAAGTTCAGAAGCTGTCTCCCGTCCAGATGCTGTTTATGAAGGCCTTCAAGCTGTCCGACATCTGCCAGTGGTTCCTGGAGACGACAGAGACCAGGTCTCTGGTGATCGTGAAGAAACTCAACACCCGTCTCCCGGGGGAGATCCCCCCCATCAAGGTCCCCATGCAGAAGTACTCCTCCTCCGGCCTCTACCCCAGCTCGCTGCAAGCCGAACGCTTGAAAAAACACCTCAAGAAATTCGCCGCCGCTACCCCGGCCCGGAACAACCTGAAGAACCAAAAGCTGTGGGCCAAAATCCGCGAGAACGCGGACAGAGCCGAGGCCGAAGAAGCCGGCGGGGCCAGCCAGCCACCTCCCTCCGAAGCCGGCCCCGAGGAGGCGAGCCAGGACCGGAGCGTGgcgcccacccccagcctgcccacgCAGGCCAGCACCCGCATCCTGCGGAAATACTCCAACCTGCGGGGCAAGCTGCGGGCACAGCACCGCGCCGCGAGGGCCGAGCGGAGGAGCGACGTCCCCGGGGAGCAGCCGGCCCTGGAGAGCAAGCCCAGCCGCAAGAGCGTGTGCATCAACCCGCTGATGTCTCCCAAGCTGGCCCTGCAGATCAAAGCAGACGCCTTCCCGGCTAGATCCCCGGCGGTGGACGGAGCGGGGAAGGGGCGGAAGGGGAAGGGCAGGTGCCAGGAGGAGCCCTCGCCCAGGGCCGACCCGCAgctcagcaggaagaagaggacGCTGAAGGAGAGCGGGGGCACCCAGGAGCGCGCCGGCTCCGCCGGTAAGGACAAGCTGCCGGCCAAGAAGGCCGGTAAAATAAAGCATTCGGAGGTCAGCGCCAAAGCTCCCGCCACCCGAAAGCAAGCTGCCATGGAGAGGAGCAGTAAGCTTGCCaagaaaatgtctctgaaagagaaaagagccccaaaaaggcagctggagcaggtgCGGCTCCCCGTGCGGAAGGGCAAGGAGAACACGAGCCGGCGGGCCGTGCTGCCCCCCGGCCACGAGGAGCTGGCCAAGTCCCCTCGGCAGAAGCCCCTCGGGGAGTCCTCGACGAGGTCACAGAAGATGGCCAACAAGAAGCCCGGCGGTGGGAAAACCCTGACGAGGTCGATGAAGAAGATGCAGGAGAGCAGCGGGGCGCAGGGCAAGAGGAAGCTGCGGGCGAAAGTTGACTGTTCGCACAGCAAGCGCTCGCGCCTGGACACGAAATAG
- the LCOR gene encoding ligand-dependent corepressor isoform X2, producing MVRLCTHHQKQFIRVLNDIYTEVQPDSEGQQLSESESMEASTCGSGCSQRSTENQDKGATCTESRPPSSSEPGHSGSDGPLHVAGQAPKQPTELKSTDRAESPSPALRRDFSDPPVARLRSASPKDSSTQGYLSTLNSSSLNFHHTAKSLEGQVAGHEQEAGVRKCEDNKEQIAGKTLVEGYISVKVANVNGSEDSLDGCLGSQKSSFRALPEEPWDPGFAVSPPRRADKENTLQCGSKASLHQDLAAKEQDARPKPENHLHAMAKGKAGCHLHPADKGPLDKSKEGWLPAGTAPAAHRAPGGHPRAKAASLRSSRKSKKASGLRINDYDNQCDVVYISQPITECHFESQRSVSSRRTARKSTRGYFFNGECCELPTVRTLVKSSRAEERGGNPALRTEALVSTKPALVLSGGGSSGTGRDGEKRVSLRLLAKGAPASRETKARGDLGCVQREPRDMRVLRSREAAVAMPLFSLSAPPSPQKEDSLAGSPPPGSPRSEGAGDTAALEASADSSGDSSSKDSGAVQAAGFAALPAAEAAIGEEGSPGSGVQTIPDLPASPEPGSPLQPSAALDAVPLAGAGPRDPAELPGAAGAELCGVHPTEPSPPSPDPQAPEQLPATEGDCPPELPAAFQCVDVNKSVDAKPEAELLGMPGDSSLEQEEAVPASTALPAVSEGEAVQNNSPAGEKEPAEGETLPEPDGLETAEKDSISSKDSLDKKRKKGRRTLVASDRRLRSQQSQSPAEGSAEDAASSSSVQLPCLQIKLSKSPGAKRFKREVHLDGAASMHFPNDCFHNALLTTSEGPSTDQAPESITEQQPGEENSVATRQTFKSILAKETVAEGEDSSKDDPPAKGGLSQPGETLEMCVQADAEKTSILLPAESSMPADDAEQAEVKPGDTRTKEEESSDSAMDTGKLENYEPAASSPPCPSSRASGSKHLPAKAAKPKKSALQFYNLRHTPAPADTAKKSTPGKESVQATPKPRDECSSGNDDSLALEDIDMADSKPKFMEWCAEEENQELIAEFNAQYMKVQKGWIQLEKEVQPSPKVKNKADKLKEIWKSKKRTRKSRGSLEVQKLSPVQMLFMKAFKLSDICQWFLETTETRSLVIVKKLNTRLPGEIPPIKVPMQKYSSSGLYPSSLQAERLKKHLKKFAAATPARNNLKNQKLWAKIRENADRAEAEEAGGASQPPPSEAGPEEASQDRSVAPTPSLPTQASTRILRKYSNLRGKLRAQHRAARAERRSDVPGEQPALESKPSRKSVCINPLMSPKLALQIKADAFPARSPAVDGAGKGRKGKGRCQEEPSPRADPQLSRKKRTLKESGGTQERAGSAGKDKLPAKKAGKIKHSEVSAKAPATRKQAAMERSSKLAKKMSLKEKRAPKRQLEQVRLPVRKGKENTSRRAVLPPGHEELAKSPRQKPLGESSTRSQKMANKKPGGGKTLTRSMKKMQESSGAQGKRKLRAKVDCSHSKRSRLDTK from the coding sequence ATGGTCAGACTGTGTACACACCACCAGAAGCAATTCATCCGCGTGCTAAACGACATATACACTGAAGTACAACCGGACTCTGAAGGCCAGCAGTTGTCCGAATCCGAAAGCATGGAGGCCTCCACTTGTGGCTCTGGTTGTAGCCAGCGAAGCACTGAAAATCAGGATAAGGGTGCTACTTGTACTGAATCAAGGCCCCCTTCTTCCTCAGAGCCGGGACACTCGGGGTCTGACGGCCCCCTGCATGTCGCAGGACAAGCCCCGAAGCAGCCCACAGAGCTGAAATCCACGGACAGAGCAgagagccccagccctgctttgaGAAGAGACTTCTCTGACCCTCCCGTTGCTCGACTTCGTTCTGCTAGCCCAAAGGACAGCTCCACCCAAGGATACCTCAGCACATTGAACTCTTCCTCCTTGAATTTCCATCACACTGCAAAGAGCCTGGAAGGGCAGGTTGCAGGACACGAGCAAGAAGCCGGTGTCAGAAAGTGTGAGGACAATAAAGAGCAGATAGCAGGTAAGACTCTAGTGGAAGGCTATATCTCTGTCAAAGTGGCGAATGTGAATGGCAGCGAGGACAGCTTAGACGGCTGTCTGGGCTCCCAGAAGAGCTCTTTCAGAGCCTTGCCGGAAGAGCCCTGGGATCCCGGCTTTGCAGTGAGCCCCCCTCGCCGAGCTGACAAGGAGAACACTTTGCAATGCGGCTCAAAAGCATCTTTGCACCAGGACCTAGCTGCGAAAGAACAAGACGCGAGACCAAAGCCAGAAAACCACCTGCACGCCATGGCCAAGGGCAAGGCAGGCTGCCACCTGCACCCGGCCGACAAGGGCCCGCTCGACAAATCCAAAGAGGGCTGGCTGCCCGCTGGCACCGCGCCAGCCGCCCACCGGGCCCCCGGTGGGCACCCCCGCGCCAAGGCGGCCTCCCTCAGGTCCTCCCGCAAGAGCAAAAAGGCCTCAGGGCTGAGGATCAACGACTACGACAACCAGTGCGACGTGGTCTACATCAGCCAGCCCATCACCGAGTGCCATTTCGAGAGCCAGCGCTCGGTGTCGTCGCGCAGGACGGCGAGGAAGAGCACGCGGGGCTATTTCTTCAACGGGGAGTGCTGCGAGCTCCCGACCGTCCGCACCCTGGTGAAAAGCTCGCGGGCGGAGGAGCGGGGCGGCAACCCGGCACTGCGAACAGAGGCGCTCGTAAGCACGAAGCCGGCTCTGGTGCTCTCAGGGGGTGGGTCGtcggggacgggacgggacggggagAAAAGGGTTTCGCTCAGGCTCCTGGCCAAAGGAGCGCCGGCCAGCAGAGAGACGAAAGCGAGAGGCGACCTGGGCTGCGTCCAGCGGGAGCCGCGGGACATGCGGGTGCTGCGCTCGCGGGAAGCTGCCGTGGCCATGCCCTTGTTCTCCCTCTCCGCTCCTCCCAGCCCGCAGAAGGAGGACAGCTTGGCTGGCTCGCCGCCCCCAGGCTCCCCCCGCAGCgaaggggctggggacacggctgCCCTGGAGGCTAGTGCGGATtcctctggggacagcagctccAAAGACAGCGGTGCCGTGCAGGCTGCGGGCTTtgctgcccttcctgctgctgaagcagccATCGGGGAGGAAGGTTCCCCAGGCTCGGGAGTGCAAACTATTCCCGacctccctgccagcccagaGCCGGGGtctcccctgcagccctccgCTGCTCTGGACGCAGTACCCCTGGCCGGTGCTGGCCCGAGGGACCCTGCTGAGCTTCCAGGCGCTGCTGGTGCAGAGCTCTGCGGGGTACATCCCACAGAGCCCTCCCCGCCCTCTCCAGACCCGCAGGCTCCcgagcagctccctgccactgAGGGGGATTGTCCCCCAGAGCTCCCTGCCGCCTTCCAGTGCGTGGATGTGAACAAAAGCGTCGATGCTAAACCAGAAGCTGAATTATTGGGCATGCCGGGTGACAGCTCCCTTGAGCAAGAGGAGGCTGTGCCGGCCAGCACAGCCCTCCCTGCAGTCTCAGAAGGGGAGGCAGTGCAGAACAACAGCCCGGCGGGTGAAAAAGAGCCTGCTGAAGGGGAAACGCTGCCTGAACCCGATGGCttggaaacagcagagaaagactCTATCTCTTCCAAAGACAGTCTAGACAAGAAGcgaaagaaaggaaggagaacgCTCGTGGCATCCGACCGGCGTCTCCGAAGCCAGCAGTCCCAGTCACCTGCCGAGGGCAGTGCTGAGGACGCTGCTTCTTCCAGCTCCGTGCAGCTTCCTTGCCTTCAGATCAAACTCTCCAAGAGTCCTGGCGCTAAGCGGTTCAAGAGAGAAGTGCACCTGGACGGGGCAGCATCCATGCACTTCCCAAACGACTGCTTCCATAACGCGCTGCTCACAACCAGCGAGGGGCCGAGCACCGACCAGGCTCCGGAGAGCATcactgagcagcagccaggtgaggagaACAGTGTCGCTACCAGACAGACCTTTAAAAGCATCTTAGCGAAAGAGACTGTGGCTGAGGGAGAAGATTCCTCTAAAGACGACCCCCCTGCTAAAGGCGGCCTAAGTCAACCAGGCGAGACGCTGGAGATGTGTGTCCAGGCTGATGCTGAGAAGACAAGCATCCTCCTCCCCGCAGAAAGCAGCATGCCTGCAGACGATGCAGAGCAAGCAGAGGTGAAGCCGGGTGATACCAGaacaaaggaggaggagagctctGACAGCGCCATGGacacaggaaagctggagaacTACGAGCCAGCGGCCAGCTCGCCTCCgtgtcccagcagcagggccagcggAAGCAAGCATCTTCCAGCGAAGGCTGCGAAGCCCAAAAAGTCAGCCCTGCAGTTTTATAACTTAAGGCACACGCCCGCACCCGCTGACACTGCAAAAAAGAGCACACCAGGGAAGGAGTCTGTGCAAGCAACCCCCAAACCGCGGGACGAGTGCAGTTCAGGGAATGACGACTCCCTGGCGCTGGAGGACATAGACATGGCTGACAGCAAACCAAAGTTCATGGAGTGGTGTGCCGAAGAGGAGAACCAGGAGCTGATTGCCGAGTTCAACGCCCAGTACATGAAGGTTCAGAAGGGCTGGattcagctggagaaggaagtGCAGCCATCCCCCAAGGTGAAGAACAAAGCCGACAAGCTGAAGGAGATttggaaaagcaagaaaaggacACGGAAAAGTAGAGGGTCGCTGGAAGTTCAGAAGCTGTCTCCCGTCCAGATGCTGTTTATGAAGGCCTTCAAGCTGTCCGACATCTGCCAGTGGTTCCTGGAGACGACAGAGACCAGGTCTCTGGTGATCGTGAAGAAACTCAACACCCGTCTCCCGGGGGAGATCCCCCCCATCAAGGTCCCCATGCAGAAGTACTCCTCCTCCGGCCTCTACCCCAGCTCGCTGCAAGCCGAACGCTTGAAAAAACACCTCAAGAAATTCGCCGCCGCTACCCCGGCCCGGAACAACCTGAAGAACCAAAAGCTGTGGGCCAAAATCCGCGAGAACGCGGACAGAGCCGAGGCCGAAGAAGCCGGCGGGGCCAGCCAGCCACCTCCCTCCGAAGCCGGCCCCGAGGAGGCGAGCCAGGACCGGAGCGTGgcgcccacccccagcctgcccacgCAGGCCAGCACCCGCATCCTGCGGAAATACTCCAACCTGCGGGGCAAGCTGCGGGCACAGCACCGCGCCGCGAGGGCCGAGCGGAGGAGCGACGTCCCCGGGGAGCAGCCGGCCCTGGAGAGCAAGCCCAGCCGCAAGAGCGTGTGCATCAACCCGCTGATGTCTCCCAAGCTGGCCCTGCAGATCAAAGCAGACGCCTTCCCGGCTAGATCCCCGGCGGTGGACGGAGCGGGGAAGGGGCGGAAGGGGAAGGGCAGGTGCCAGGAGGAGCCCTCGCCCAGGGCCGACCCGCAgctcagcaggaagaagaggacGCTGAAGGAGAGCGGGGGCACCCAGGAGCGCGCCGGCTCCGCCGGTAAGGACAAGCTGCCGGCCAAGAAGGCCGGTAAAATAAAGCATTCGGAGGTCAGCGCCAAAGCTCCCGCCACCCGAAAGCAAGCTGCCATGGAGAGGAGCAGTAAGCTTGCCaagaaaatgtctctgaaagagaaaagagccccaaaaaggcagctggagcaggtgCGGCTCCCCGTGCGGAAGGGCAAGGAGAACACGAGCCGGCGGGCCGTGCTGCCCCCCGGCCACGAGGAGCTGGCCAAGTCCCCTCGGCAGAAGCCCCTCGGGGAGTCCTCGACGAGGTCACAGAAGATGGCCAACAAGAAGCCCGGCGGTGGGAAAACCCTGACGAGGTCGATGAAGAAGATGCAGGAGAGCAGCGGGGCGCAGGGCAAGAGGAAGCTGCGGGCGAAAGTTGACTGTTCGCACAGCAAGCGCTCGCGCCTGGACACGAAATAG